One stretch of Dyella jiangningensis DNA includes these proteins:
- a CDS encoding helix-turn-helix transcriptional regulator produces the protein MTALRQLGGTQQRLLRQLLMASEGATVESLCEQLRISHNAVRQHLSALIARDVVERAQSRPSGGRPVACYRLTEAGRALFPRNYGTIATALLSQLQDRFGETGVEQMLRELGRSLGSQEVAPAADTPAEEVVQALAQKLDALGYEAVAARHGGEYQVEAFNCVFHAMAQQHPQVCKFDLAYMEAATGRRVHHMECIVRGGHVCRFRLGALLPDEAKRKR, from the coding sequence CCAGCAGCGATTGCTACGGCAGTTGCTGATGGCCAGCGAGGGCGCCACGGTGGAATCGCTGTGCGAGCAACTGCGCATCAGCCACAACGCCGTGCGCCAGCACCTGAGCGCCCTGATCGCCCGCGATGTGGTGGAACGCGCGCAATCGCGACCGAGCGGTGGCAGGCCGGTGGCCTGCTATCGCCTCACCGAAGCGGGACGTGCACTGTTTCCACGCAACTACGGCACCATCGCGACGGCGCTGCTGTCGCAACTGCAGGATCGCTTCGGCGAGACGGGCGTGGAACAGATGCTGCGCGAACTCGGCCGCAGCCTGGGCAGTCAGGAAGTGGCACCCGCTGCGGACACCCCGGCGGAGGAGGTCGTGCAGGCGCTGGCGCAGAAACTCGACGCGCTCGGCTACGAAGCCGTCGCCGCCAGGCATGGCGGGGAGTATCAGGTCGAGGCCTTCAACTGCGTATTCCATGCGATGGCGCAGCAACACCCGCAGGTATGCAAGTTCGACCTGGCATACATGGAAGCGGCGACCGGCCGGCGTGTGCACCATATGGAATGCATCGTGCGTGGCGGGCACGTGTGCCGCTTTCGCCTCGGCGCGTTGTTGCCGGACGAAGCCAAGAGGAAGCGCTGA